In Streptomyces capitiformicae, one genomic interval encodes:
- the scy gene encoding polarized growth protein Scy: protein MRGYERQEREPAADVDHLSRFEAEMERLKTEREKAIQHAEDLGYQVEVLRAKLHEARRTLMSRPAYDGGDLGYQAEQMLRQAQMQADQLRADAERELSQARAQTQRILQEHAEQAARLQAELHQEAVTRRQQLDQELSERRQTVESHVNENVAWAEQLRARSEQQARRLVDESRAEAEQALAAARAEAERLVNEARQRLQSDADAARGEADQILRRARAEAERLLNAASTQAQEATEHAEQLRSSSATESDAARRQASELSRAAEQRIAEAEAALREARTEAEKLVTEAKESAAKALSSAESTNEQRTRTAKEQVARLVEEATKEAEATKAAAEEAVADAKAEAEKIVAEASEKARSITAEESASQLAKTAKTAEDVLNKASEDARNTTKAAAEEAERIRAEAEAEADRLRAEAHDLAEQLKGAAKDDTEEYRAKTVELQEEARRLRGEAEQLRADAVAEGERIRAEARREAVQQIEEGAKTAEELLAKARTDADELRQTATADSEKVRTEAIERASTLRRQAEETLERTRKEAERHRAEVIEQSDELKAEAERAARELREETERGVEARKAEAAEELSRLQTEAEARLASAEEALADARGEAERIRREATEETDRLRSEAAERIRTLQAQAEAEAQRLRDEAASDASASRAEGEAIAVRLRSEAASEAERLKSEAQDTADRVRAEAQAAAERLATEASQALAAAQEEAARRRREAEELLGAARQEAGQERQRAREQSEELLASARTRVEEAQAEAVRLVEEAERRAMEMVSAAELHAQQVRDSVAGLHEQAQEEIAGLRNAADHAAERTRREAEEEADRVRADAYAERERATEDANRVRREARDEADAAKALAERTVAEALAEADRIRSDVAEHAQRVRTEASDTIARADQDASRTRAEAREDANRIRSDAATQADTLITEVTAEAERLTRETNEEAERVRAESVAKADQLIAEATDDAERLRAEAAETVGSAQQHAERVRADAERARAEAEAEADRLMSHAREEADRTLDEARKDANKRRSEAAEQVDKLITETTAEADKLLTEAQSQAQKTTADAEAQADSMVGAARKEADRLVSEATVEGNSTVEKARTDADELLVGARRDATAIRERAEELRDRITSEIEALHERARREAAETMRSTGDRCDALIKAAEEQLQKAQAKAKEIVSEANSEAGKVRIAAVKKAEGLLKEAEQKKSTLIREAEELKAEAIREARRTVEEGKRELEVLVRRREDINAEISRVQDVLEALESFEAPSSGKDGGVKAGAAAGATRSGGKSSDS from the coding sequence GTGCGGGGCTACGAACGCCAGGAGCGAGAGCCGGCGGCTGACGTCGACCACCTCTCTCGGTTCGAGGCCGAGATGGAGCGGCTGAAGACCGAGCGGGAAAAGGCGATCCAGCACGCCGAGGACCTCGGCTACCAGGTCGAGGTGCTGCGCGCCAAGCTGCACGAGGCGCGCCGCACCCTCATGTCCCGGCCCGCCTACGACGGCGGCGACCTCGGGTACCAGGCCGAGCAGATGCTCCGCCAGGCCCAGATGCAGGCCGACCAGCTGCGCGCCGACGCCGAGCGGGAGCTGAGCCAGGCCCGGGCGCAGACCCAGCGGATCCTCCAGGAGCACGCCGAGCAGGCCGCGCGCCTCCAGGCGGAGCTGCACCAGGAGGCCGTCACCCGCCGCCAGCAGCTCGACCAGGAGCTGTCCGAGCGCCGTCAGACCGTCGAGTCACACGTCAACGAGAACGTGGCGTGGGCCGAGCAGCTGCGCGCCCGCTCCGAGCAGCAGGCCCGCCGGCTCGTCGACGAGTCGCGTGCCGAGGCCGAGCAGGCGCTGGCCGCCGCCCGCGCCGAGGCCGAGCGGCTCGTCAATGAGGCCAGGCAGCGGCTCCAGAGCGACGCCGACGCGGCGCGCGGCGAGGCCGACCAGATTCTGCGCCGGGCCCGCGCCGAGGCCGAGCGGCTGCTCAACGCGGCGTCGACGCAGGCTCAGGAGGCCACCGAGCACGCCGAGCAGCTGCGCTCCTCCTCCGCCACCGAGTCCGACGCCGCCCGCCGCCAGGCCTCCGAGCTGAGCCGGGCCGCCGAGCAGCGCATCGCGGAGGCCGAGGCGGCGCTGCGCGAGGCCCGCACGGAGGCCGAGAAGCTGGTCACCGAGGCGAAGGAGAGCGCGGCCAAGGCCCTCTCCAGCGCCGAGTCGACCAACGAGCAGCGCACCCGTACGGCGAAAGAGCAGGTCGCCCGGCTGGTCGAGGAGGCCACGAAGGAGGCCGAGGCCACCAAGGCGGCCGCCGAGGAAGCCGTCGCGGACGCCAAGGCGGAGGCCGAGAAGATCGTCGCCGAGGCCTCCGAGAAGGCCCGCTCGATCACCGCCGAGGAGTCCGCCTCCCAGCTCGCCAAGACGGCCAAGACCGCCGAGGACGTGCTGAACAAAGCGTCCGAGGACGCCCGGAACACCACCAAGGCCGCCGCTGAGGAGGCCGAGCGGATCCGCGCGGAGGCGGAGGCCGAGGCGGACCGGTTGCGCGCCGAGGCGCACGACCTCGCCGAGCAGCTCAAGGGCGCGGCGAAGGACGACACCGAGGAGTACCGCGCCAAGACGGTCGAGCTGCAGGAGGAGGCGCGCCGGCTGCGCGGCGAGGCCGAGCAGCTGCGGGCCGACGCGGTCGCCGAGGGCGAGCGGATCCGCGCCGAGGCCCGGCGCGAGGCCGTCCAGCAGATCGAGGAAGGCGCCAAGACCGCCGAGGAACTGCTCGCCAAGGCGCGCACGGACGCCGACGAGCTGCGCCAGACGGCCACGGCGGACAGCGAGAAGGTCCGCACGGAGGCCATCGAACGTGCTTCGACGCTGCGCCGTCAGGCCGAGGAGACCCTGGAGCGCACCCGCAAGGAGGCGGAGCGGCACCGCGCCGAGGTCATCGAGCAGTCGGACGAGCTGAAGGCCGAGGCCGAGCGGGCCGCCCGCGAGCTGCGCGAGGAGACCGAGCGCGGCGTCGAGGCCCGCAAGGCGGAGGCCGCCGAGGAGCTGTCCCGGCTGCAGACCGAGGCCGAGGCACGGCTCGCCTCCGCCGAGGAGGCGCTCGCCGACGCCCGTGGGGAGGCCGAGCGGATCCGCCGCGAGGCCACCGAGGAGACCGACCGGCTGCGTTCCGAGGCCGCCGAGCGTATTCGTACGCTCCAGGCGCAGGCCGAGGCCGAGGCCCAGCGGCTGCGCGACGAGGCCGCGTCCGACGCGTCCGCGTCCCGCGCCGAGGGCGAGGCCATCGCCGTACGGCTGCGGTCGGAGGCCGCTTCCGAAGCCGAGCGGCTGAAGTCGGAGGCGCAGGACACCGCCGACCGGGTACGGGCGGAGGCGCAGGCCGCGGCCGAGCGGCTCGCCACGGAGGCCTCTCAGGCGCTGGCCGCCGCGCAGGAGGAGGCGGCCCGGCGCCGCCGCGAGGCCGAGGAGCTTCTCGGCGCCGCCCGGCAGGAGGCCGGCCAGGAGCGGCAGCGGGCCCGCGAGCAGAGCGAGGAGCTGCTGGCCTCGGCGCGTACACGCGTGGAGGAGGCCCAGGCCGAGGCCGTACGCCTGGTCGAGGAGGCCGAGCGGCGCGCCATGGAGATGGTGTCGGCCGCCGAGCTCCACGCCCAGCAGGTACGGGACTCCGTGGCCGGGCTGCACGAGCAGGCCCAGGAGGAGATCGCCGGGCTGCGCAACGCCGCCGATCACGCGGCGGAGCGTACGCGCCGGGAGGCCGAGGAGGAGGCGGACCGGGTCCGCGCCGACGCCTACGCGGAGCGGGAGCGGGCCACCGAGGACGCCAACCGGGTACGCCGGGAGGCCCGGGACGAGGCGGACGCCGCCAAGGCGCTCGCGGAGCGCACCGTCGCGGAGGCCCTCGCCGAGGCGGACCGGATCCGTTCGGACGTCGCCGAGCACGCCCAGCGGGTGCGTACGGAGGCGTCGGACACCATCGCGCGGGCCGACCAGGACGCGTCGCGCACCCGGGCCGAGGCCCGCGAGGACGCCAACCGCATCCGGTCGGACGCGGCCACCCAGGCCGACACCCTCATCACCGAGGTCACGGCCGAGGCCGAGCGGCTGACGCGGGAGACCAACGAGGAGGCCGAGCGGGTACGGGCCGAGTCCGTCGCCAAGGCCGACCAGCTGATCGCCGAGGCCACCGACGACGCCGAGCGGCTGCGCGCCGAGGCCGCCGAGACGGTGGGCTCCGCGCAGCAGCACGCCGAGCGGGTACGAGCCGACGCAGAGCGGGCCCGGGCCGAGGCGGAGGCCGAGGCCGACCGGCTCATGTCGCACGCCCGTGAGGAGGCCGACCGCACCCTCGACGAGGCCCGCAAGGACGCCAACAAGCGGCGCTCCGAGGCCGCCGAGCAGGTCGACAAGCTCATCACGGAGACGACGGCCGAGGCCGACAAGCTCCTCACCGAGGCTCAGTCGCAGGCCCAGAAGACCACCGCGGACGCCGAGGCGCAGGCCGACTCCATGGTCGGCGCGGCCCGCAAGGAGGCCGACCGGCTGGTCTCCGAGGCGACCGTCGAGGGCAACTCCACGGTGGAGAAGGCCCGTACGGACGCCGACGAGCTGCTGGTCGGCGCGCGCCGGGACGCCACTGCCATAAGGGAGCGGGCGGAGGAGCTGCGCGACCGGATCACGTCCGAGATCGAGGCACTGCACGAGCGGGCCCGCCGTGAGGCCGCCGAGACGATGAGGTCGACCGGCGACCGCTGCGACGCGCTCATCAAGGCCGCCGAGGAACAGCTTCAGAAGGCGCAGGCAAAGGCCAAGGAGATCGTTTCCGAGGCCAACTCCGAGGCCGGCAAGGTCCGTATCGCGGCGGTGAAGAAGGCCGAGGGTCTCCTCAAGGAGGCCGAGCAGAAGAAGTCCACGCTCATCCGCGAGGCGGAGGAACTCAAGGCCGAGGCGATCCGTGAAGCCCGCCGTACGGTCGAGGAGGGCAAGCGCGAACTCGAGGTGCTGGTCCGTCGCCGCGAGGACATCAATGCGGAGATTTCCCGTGTCCAGGACGTCCTGGAGGCGTTGGAGTCTTTTGAGGCCCCGTCGAGCGGCAAGGACGGTGGAGTCAAGGCGGGTGCCGCCGCGGGTGCGACTCGTTCGGGTGGCAAGTCGTCAGACAGCTAG
- a CDS encoding ABC transporter permease, which produces MAAAQVVRSEWTKIRSVASTVWTLSLVVVVTVALGVLISLLSKQEFDSLSAEDRLSFDPTFISFAGMSLGQLAMIVFGVLVVSNEYSTGMIRTSLAAVPQRGTFLFGKIAVATALAFVVGLVTSFAAFFLGQAMLGEHRAEIGDPGVLRAVMGGGLYMTLIAMFSMGVAAMLRSPMLSLGILMPFFFLISNILGNVDATEKIGRYLPDQAGSRIMQVVTPVDDDTPYGPWGGLAIMTLWVVAALLGGYLVLKRRDA; this is translated from the coding sequence ATGGCCGCTGCCCAGGTCGTCCGGTCCGAGTGGACCAAGATCCGGTCGGTGGCGTCCACGGTGTGGACGCTGTCGCTGGTCGTGGTCGTCACGGTCGCGCTCGGTGTGCTGATCTCCCTGCTGTCGAAGCAGGAGTTCGACAGTCTGAGCGCCGAGGACAGGCTCTCCTTCGACCCGACATTCATCAGCTTCGCCGGGATGAGCCTGGGTCAGCTGGCGATGATCGTGTTCGGAGTGCTGGTCGTGTCGAACGAGTACAGCACCGGCATGATCCGTACGTCGCTGGCCGCTGTGCCCCAGCGGGGCACCTTTCTGTTCGGCAAGATCGCGGTGGCCACCGCGCTCGCCTTCGTGGTCGGGCTGGTGACCAGCTTCGCGGCGTTCTTCCTGGGGCAGGCGATGCTCGGCGAGCACCGGGCCGAGATCGGCGATCCGGGCGTGCTGCGCGCGGTCATGGGCGGCGGGCTCTATATGACCCTCATCGCGATGTTCTCGATGGGTGTCGCCGCGATGCTGCGTTCGCCGATGCTGTCGCTGGGCATCCTGATGCCGTTCTTCTTCCTGATCTCCAACATCCTGGGGAATGTCGACGCCACCGAGAAGATCGGGCGTTATCTGCCCGACCAGGCCGGCAGCAGGATCATGCAGGTGGTCACCCCGGTGGACGACGACACCCCGTACGGTCCCTGGGGCGGTCTCGCGATCATGACGCTGTGGGTGGTGGCGGCGCTGCTCGGCGGTTATCTGGTCCTGAAAAGGCGTGACGCGTGA
- a CDS encoding ABC transporter permease subunit, with protein MSTPQPPLAQQQPPAPNWQGAPGISYTSPIPVVRTHLGHAIASEWTKIKSVRSTMWTLGVYVLLLISLGLLFALVASSTEMNMQGQSPLGLGMFGLMLGSVCLITLGVLTTASEYGTGMIRTTMTACPSRGRVLIAKALVYFVLAFTVTLVTTAFVGFVQVTILEGSNTATPTGEEWFKATVGVSLFLALFGLLSLLVGSLIRHSAGAITIMLGLFLAPLVIAIFMFAESLRDVQEFLLNYSIPSQLGVFYNAELGSAGPSGWDPLWIMLTMVAATFVGAYALLEKRDV; from the coding sequence ATGAGCACGCCCCAGCCGCCACTCGCCCAGCAGCAGCCGCCCGCCCCCAACTGGCAGGGGGCGCCGGGTATTTCGTACACCTCGCCGATCCCGGTGGTGCGCACCCATCTCGGGCACGCGATCGCCTCCGAGTGGACGAAGATCAAGTCCGTCCGTTCGACGATGTGGACGCTCGGCGTCTACGTCCTCCTCCTGATCAGCCTCGGTCTGCTGTTCGCCCTCGTCGCCTCCTCCACGGAGATGAACATGCAGGGTCAATCCCCGCTGGGGCTCGGTATGTTCGGGCTGATGCTCGGCAGCGTCTGCCTCATCACGCTCGGCGTGCTGACCACCGCCTCCGAGTACGGCACCGGCATGATCCGGACCACGATGACCGCGTGCCCGAGCCGCGGCCGGGTGCTGATCGCGAAGGCCCTCGTGTACTTCGTGCTGGCGTTCACCGTGACCTTGGTGACCACCGCGTTCGTCGGCTTCGTCCAGGTGACGATCCTGGAGGGCAGCAACACGGCGACGCCCACCGGTGAGGAGTGGTTCAAGGCGACGGTCGGCGTCAGCCTCTTCCTCGCGCTGTTCGGACTGCTGTCGCTGCTCGTCGGCTCGCTGATCCGGCACTCGGCGGGCGCGATCACCATCATGCTCGGCCTGTTCCTCGCGCCGCTGGTCATCGCGATCTTCATGTTCGCCGAGTCGCTGCGGGACGTGCAGGAGTTCCTGCTCAACTACTCGATCCCGAGCCAGCTCGGCGTCTTCTACAACGCGGAGCTCGGCTCGGCCGGCCCGTCCGGCTGGGACCCGCTGTGGATCATGCTCACCATGGTCGCGGCCACGTTCGTCGGCGCGTACGCCCTGTTGGAGAAGCGGGACGTGTAA
- a CDS encoding ABC transporter ATP-binding protein: protein MIEVEGLTKRYGEKVAVNELSFAVRPGIVTGFLGPNGAGKSTTMRMILGLDRPTAGDVRIDGMHYDGLRDPLKYIGALLDATAVHGGRSAFNHLLCLAQSNGIPKARVHEVLDTVGLTPVARKKAKGFSLGMGQRLGIAGALLGDPRILMFDEPVNGLDPEGIHWIRNVMKSLAAQGRTVFVSSHLMSEMALTADHLVVIGQGRLLADTSMADFIQRNSRSYVRIRTPQRERLFDVLYEAGVTVVETGGGALEVDGGKPERIGELAARHQIVLHELSPRQASLEEAFMRLTAESVEYHAHAETPPNEWGDGWKREG from the coding sequence ATGATCGAGGTCGAGGGGCTTACCAAGCGGTATGGCGAGAAGGTGGCGGTCAATGAGCTGAGTTTTGCCGTGCGGCCGGGGATCGTCACCGGGTTTCTCGGGCCGAACGGGGCCGGTAAGTCGACGACGATGCGGATGATTCTGGGGCTGGACCGGCCCACGGCCGGGGACGTGCGGATCGATGGGATGCATTACGACGGGCTGAGGGACCCGTTGAAGTACATCGGGGCCCTGCTAGATGCCACGGCCGTGCACGGGGGGCGTAGCGCCTTCAATCACCTTCTCTGCCTCGCTCAGAGCAATGGAATCCCCAAGGCCCGGGTGCACGAGGTGCTGGACACTGTCGGGCTGACACCGGTCGCCCGTAAGAAGGCCAAGGGGTTCTCGCTGGGGATGGGGCAGCGGCTCGGTATCGCGGGGGCGTTGCTCGGGGATCCGCGGATCCTGATGTTCGACGAGCCGGTGAACGGGCTGGATCCTGAAGGGATCCATTGGATCCGCAATGTGATGAAGTCCCTCGCCGCCCAGGGGCGGACCGTGTTCGTCTCGTCCCATCTGATGAGCGAGATGGCACTGACCGCCGATCATCTCGTCGTCATCGGGCAAGGGCGGCTCCTCGCCGACACCTCCATGGCCGACTTCATCCAGCGGAACTCACGGTCGTACGTACGGATTCGTACCCCGCAGCGCGAGCGGCTGTTCGACGTGCTGTACGAGGCCGGCGTCACCGTCGTCGAGACGGGCGGCGGGGCTCTCGAGGTGGACGGCGGGAAGCCGGAGCGGATCGGGGAGCTGGCGGCGCGGCACCAGATCGTGCTGCATGAACTGAGTCCGCGGCAGGCCTCGCTGGAGGAGGCGTTCATGCGGCTGACGGCCGAGTCGGTGGAGTACCACGCGCATGCGGAGACACCGCCGAACGAGTGGGGCGACGGCTGGAAGAGGGAGGGCTGA
- a CDS encoding ATP/GTP-binding protein — protein MSPRRNRPKGDGSSGSSGRSAEDDRSDRYGGWQSSERWQGEEWNVRHVAGASAVGKTYRCPGCDQMIPSGVPHVVAWPEHSGVDERRHWHKACWNAKDRRTTRVQRSRNAPRF, from the coding sequence GTGTCCCCGCGTCGCAACCGTCCCAAGGGCGATGGCTCGTCGGGTTCGTCAGGCCGGAGCGCCGAGGACGACCGCTCGGACCGGTACGGCGGTTGGCAGTCCAGCGAGCGCTGGCAGGGCGAGGAGTGGAACGTGCGCCATGTGGCGGGCGCGAGCGCGGTGGGCAAGACCTACCGCTGCCCGGGCTGCGACCAGATGATCCCCTCCGGTGTGCCGCACGTGGTCGCCTGGCCCGAGCACTCGGGCGTGGACGAACGCCGGCACTGGCACAAGGCCTGCTGGAACGCGAAGGACCGCCGCACCACGCGGGTGCAGCGGTCCCGTAACGCGCCGAGATTCTGA
- a CDS encoding SCO5389 family protein produces the protein MSLDVSPALLEQAERGEVDEAAFVDCVRTSLPYAWEMISSLVVQLKVEGGEFADNQTPPPDEQARGQLLRALASDAIRGALQRHFGVRLAFQNCHRVAVFPLDPSVDDRLARFTSIRGQLLNQSPELRDC, from the coding sequence ATGTCGCTCGACGTCTCACCGGCCCTACTCGAACAGGCCGAGCGAGGCGAGGTCGACGAAGCCGCCTTCGTCGACTGCGTCCGGACCTCCCTGCCCTACGCGTGGGAGATGATCAGCTCCCTGGTGGTCCAGCTGAAGGTGGAAGGCGGGGAGTTCGCCGACAACCAGACGCCCCCGCCGGACGAGCAGGCGCGCGGACAGTTGCTGCGCGCGCTCGCGAGTGACGCGATTCGCGGCGCGCTGCAGCGGCACTTCGGAGTACGGCTGGCCTTCCAGAACTGCCACCGCGTGGCGGTGTTCCCGCTGGACCCGTCCGTGGACGACAGGTTGGCCCGCTTCACCTCGATCCGCGGCCAACTCCTCAATCAGTCCCCGGAACTCCGGGACTGCTGA
- a CDS encoding LLM class flavin-dependent oxidoreductase, with protein MHVGTFVLGAQFPGQGHGEALHRTVRTAEAAEAAGLDAVWLAEHHFVPYGTCPSAVTLAALLLGRTRRIRVGTAVSVLPTVHPVALGEQAALLHVTSGGRFSLGVGRGGPWVDLEVFGTGLEAYEKGFPESLDLLMRWLREPSVSASGERFSFREVPVVPRPSEDLDETPGPEVVVACTSPASVRLAAERGLSMLLGMHVGDEEKAEMVAMWRKSARAAGRSPEEIAGAAHVSAGVCQIADRRTDAVEALTKAMPGWLKQGLDAHVTVDGRARAMRDPLAYTELLCGLHPVGTPRLCADRLAATSERTGISRFALLVEGSGDLTATEENVRRLGAEVLPHLG; from the coding sequence ATGCACGTAGGAACATTTGTACTGGGAGCCCAGTTCCCCGGCCAGGGCCATGGGGAGGCGCTCCACCGGACGGTTCGGACGGCGGAGGCGGCCGAAGCCGCCGGTCTGGACGCGGTCTGGCTGGCCGAGCACCATTTCGTGCCGTACGGGACATGCCCGTCGGCGGTCACCCTCGCCGCGTTACTGCTGGGACGCACCCGGCGGATCCGTGTCGGTACGGCGGTCAGCGTGCTGCCCACCGTCCATCCCGTGGCCCTGGGCGAACAGGCCGCCCTGCTGCATGTGACCTCCGGCGGACGCTTCTCGCTGGGCGTCGGCCGCGGCGGCCCCTGGGTCGATCTGGAGGTCTTCGGCACCGGCCTCGAGGCGTACGAGAAGGGGTTCCCGGAATCACTCGATCTGCTCATGCGCTGGCTCCGCGAACCCTCGGTGTCGGCGTCGGGGGAACGATTCAGCTTCCGTGAGGTCCCCGTCGTACCGAGGCCCTCGGAGGATCTGGACGAGACGCCCGGCCCCGAGGTCGTCGTCGCCTGCACCTCACCGGCGAGCGTACGGCTGGCGGCCGAGCGCGGTCTGTCGATGCTGCTCGGGATGCACGTCGGGGACGAGGAGAAGGCCGAGATGGTGGCGATGTGGCGCAAGTCCGCCCGGGCCGCGGGCCGTTCGCCGGAGGAGATCGCCGGCGCGGCCCATGTGTCGGCCGGCGTCTGCCAGATCGCGGACCGGCGCACCGACGCCGTGGAGGCGCTCACCAAGGCGATGCCGGGCTGGCTGAAGCAGGGCCTCGACGCCCATGTGACCGTGGACGGCCGCGCCCGCGCCATGCGGGACCCGCTCGCGTACACCGAACTGCTCTGCGGGCTGCACCCGGTGGGGACTCCGCGGCTGTGCGCCGACCGGCTCGCGGCGACGAGCGAGCGCACGGGCATCTCCCGCTTCGCCCTGCTCGTCGAGGGCTCCGGCGACCTCACGGCGACGGAGGAGAACGTACGACGACTCGGTGCCGAGGTGCTGCCTCACCTCGGCTGA
- a CDS encoding ABC transporter ATP-binding protein, whose translation MIEAVGLTKRYGAKTAVYNLSFQVRPGAVTGFLGPNGSGKSTTMRMILGLDNPTSGQVTIGGYPYRKLPNAARQVGALLDAKAVHGGRHARNHLLSLAQLSGIPARRVDEVLGVVGLQDVAKKRSKGFSLGMGQRLGIAAALLGDPQVLLFDEPVNGLDPEGILWVRNLMKALAAEGRTVFVSSHLMSEMALTADHLIVIGRGQLLSDMSVKDFISANSADFARVRTPDTEPQAREKLTAALTEAGGQVLPEQDGALRVTGLPLPRISDLAHGADVRLWELSPHQASLEEAYMRMTQGAVDYRSTIDQKAGLQQPLPPGAQPPMPVPGQGQPGWYAPPAPQQGGQPFAPPQGRPTGPYGAPAPAAAPAPGQPQPNPYAQAVPQAPAQPAAPSAPAPAADLTKSEDAR comes from the coding sequence ATGATCGAGGCAGTCGGCCTGACCAAGCGCTACGGCGCCAAGACGGCCGTGTACAACCTTTCCTTCCAGGTGCGGCCGGGGGCCGTCACCGGTTTCCTCGGGCCCAACGGCTCGGGCAAGTCGACGACGATGCGCATGATCCTCGGCCTGGACAACCCCACCTCCGGGCAGGTGACGATCGGCGGCTACCCGTACCGCAAGCTGCCGAACGCGGCCCGCCAGGTCGGTGCCCTGCTCGACGCCAAGGCCGTGCACGGCGGCCGGCACGCCCGGAACCATCTGCTGTCCCTGGCGCAGCTGTCGGGCATCCCGGCCCGCCGGGTGGACGAGGTGCTCGGCGTCGTCGGTCTCCAGGACGTGGCGAAGAAGCGCTCCAAGGGCTTCTCGCTCGGCATGGGCCAGCGGCTCGGTATCGCCGCCGCCCTGCTCGGCGACCCCCAGGTGCTGCTCTTCGACGAGCCGGTCAACGGCCTCGACCCCGAGGGCATCCTCTGGGTGCGCAACCTGATGAAGGCGCTCGCCGCGGAGGGCCGTACGGTCTTCGTGTCCTCGCACCTGATGAGCGAGATGGCGCTGACCGCCGACCACCTCATCGTGATCGGGCGCGGGCAACTGCTCTCCGACATGAGCGTGAAGGACTTCATCTCGGCGAACTCCGCCGACTTCGCACGCGTACGGACGCCGGACACCGAGCCGCAGGCGCGCGAGAAGCTGACCGCCGCGCTGACCGAGGCCGGGGGCCAGGTGCTGCCCGAGCAGGACGGCGCGCTGCGCGTCACCGGTCTGCCGCTGCCCCGCATCAGCGACCTCGCGCACGGCGCCGACGTACGGCTGTGGGAGCTGTCGCCGCACCAGGCCTCGCTGGAGGAGGCGTACATGCGGATGACGCAGGGCGCCGTCGACTACCGCTCGACCATCGACCAGAAGGCCGGGCTCCAGCAGCCCCTGCCGCCCGGCGCGCAGCCGCCGATGCCGGTGCCGGGGCAGGGCCAGCCCGGCTGGTACGCCCCGCCGGCCCCGCAGCAGGGCGGACAGCCCTTCGCACCGCCGCAGGGCCGGCCGACCGGTCCGTACGGGGCTCCGGCTCCCGCCGCCGCACCGGCCCCCGGTCAGCCGCAGCCGAACCCGTACGCCCAGGCCGTGCCCCAGGCCCCCGCGCAGCCCGCCGCTCCTTCCGCCCCCGCGCCCGCCGCCGACCTGACGAAGTCCGAGGACGCCCGATGA
- a CDS encoding coiled-coil domain-containing protein, protein MSDTSPYGFELVRRGYDRAQVDERISKLVSDRDSALSRITALEKRIEELHLETQNAQAAVTDAEPSYAGLGARVEKILRLAEEEAKDLREEARRAAEQHRELAESAAQQVRNDAESFAAERKAKAEDEGVRIVEKAKSDASQLRAEAQKDAQSKREEADALFEETRAKAAQAAADFETNLAKRREQSERDLASRQQKAEKRLAEIEHRAEQLRLEAEKLRTDAERRARQTVETAQRQAEDIVADANAKADRIRSESERELAALTNRRDSINAQLTNVREMLATLTGAAVAAAGTPATDDEPISRGVPAQQSR, encoded by the coding sequence ATGAGCGACACTTCCCCCTACGGCTTCGAGCTTGTGCGGCGTGGATACGACCGCGCTCAGGTGGACGAACGTATCTCCAAGCTCGTCTCCGACCGTGACTCCGCTCTCTCCCGCATCACCGCTCTCGAAAAGCGCATCGAGGAGCTCCACCTCGAGACGCAGAACGCCCAGGCCGCGGTCACCGACGCCGAGCCGTCCTACGCCGGTCTCGGTGCCCGCGTCGAGAAGATCCTCCGTCTCGCCGAGGAGGAGGCGAAGGACCTGCGCGAGGAGGCCCGGCGCGCGGCCGAGCAGCACCGCGAGCTCGCCGAGTCCGCGGCCCAGCAGGTCCGCAACGACGCCGAGTCGTTCGCGGCGGAGCGCAAGGCCAAGGCCGAGGACGAGGGCGTCCGGATCGTCGAGAAGGCCAAGAGCGACGCGTCCCAGCTGCGTGCCGAGGCGCAGAAGGACGCGCAGTCCAAGCGCGAGGAGGCGGACGCCCTCTTCGAGGAGACCCGCGCGAAGGCCGCGCAGGCCGCCGCCGACTTCGAGACGAACCTCGCCAAGCGGCGCGAGCAGTCCGAGCGCGACCTGGCCTCGCGTCAGCAGAAGGCCGAGAAGCGGCTCGCCGAGATCGAGCACCGGGCGGAGCAGCTCCGTCTGGAGGCGGAGAAGCTGCGCACCGACGCCGAGCGCCGTGCCCGCCAGACGGTGGAGACCGCGCAGCGTCAGGCCGAGGACATCGTCGCGGACGCGAACGCCAAGGCGGACCGGATCCGCTCGGAATCCGAGCGGGAGCTGGCGGCTCTCACGAACCGCCGCGACTCCATCAACGCCCAGCTGACCAACGTCCGCGAGATGCTGGCGACGCTGACGGGTGCCGCTGTGGCCGCCGCCGGCACCCCGGCCACGGACGACGAGCCGATCTCTCGTGGCGTCCCGGCCCAGCAGTCCCGGTAA